A portion of the Algimonas porphyrae genome contains these proteins:
- the rho gene encoding transcription termination factor Rho translates to MTVDTPVDQLETISLDDLKQMKPGELNRFAEEVGIKNPGSMRKQDIFYQTLKDLAERDVLVRGRGVLEVLQDGFGFLRAPEANYLAGPDDIYVSPKIIRKFGLRTGDTISGILDAPEGDQRYFALKEAEEINFSTPEQARMKAHFDNLTPLYPDARLQMEIEDPTLKDTSGRVIDIVAPIGKGQRALIVAPPRTGKTVLLQNIAHSIEQNHPECYVLVLLIDERPEEVTDMQRSVKGEVVSSTFDEPATRHVQVAEMVIQKAKRLVESGKDVIILLDSITRLGRAYNTVVPSSGKVLTGGVDANALQRPKRFFGAARNIEDGGSLTIIATALIETGSKMDEVIFEEFKGTGNSEIILDRKVADKRIFPAIDVTKSGTRKEELLVPPAELTKTYILRRILNPMGTMDAIEFLLGKLKDTKTNSEFFDSMNT, encoded by the coding sequence ATGACCGTCGATACACCCGTAGACCAGCTCGAGACCATCTCGCTGGACGACCTCAAACAGATGAAACCCGGCGAACTGAACCGCTTCGCCGAAGAAGTCGGGATCAAGAATCCCGGCTCCATGCGCAAGCAGGATATTTTCTACCAAACCCTCAAGGATCTCGCCGAGCGCGATGTGCTGGTACGCGGTCGCGGCGTTCTGGAAGTGCTGCAGGACGGCTTCGGTTTCCTGCGCGCGCCGGAAGCCAATTACCTCGCCGGACCGGACGACATTTATGTGTCGCCCAAGATCATCCGCAAATTCGGCCTGCGCACGGGCGATACGATTTCCGGCATTCTCGACGCGCCGGAAGGCGATCAGCGCTATTTTGCTCTGAAGGAAGCCGAAGAGATCAACTTCTCGACGCCCGAACAGGCTCGGATGAAGGCGCATTTCGATAATCTGACGCCGCTCTATCCGGATGCGCGCCTGCAGATGGAAATCGAAGACCCGACCCTGAAAGATACGTCGGGCCGCGTCATCGACATCGTCGCGCCCATCGGCAAGGGCCAGCGCGCCCTGATCGTCGCCCCGCCGCGGACGGGTAAGACAGTACTGTTGCAGAACATCGCCCACTCGATCGAGCAGAACCATCCGGAATGTTATGTGCTCGTCCTGCTGATCGACGAACGCCCCGAGGAAGTGACCGACATGCAACGCTCCGTGAAGGGCGAGGTCGTCAGCTCGACCTTTGACGAGCCCGCCACACGCCACGTGCAGGTCGCCGAGATGGTGATCCAGAAAGCCAAGCGCTTGGTCGAGAGCGGCAAGGACGTCATCATCCTGCTCGACTCCATCACGCGTCTGGGACGCGCCTACAACACCGTTGTGCCGAGCTCCGGTAAGGTGCTGACGGGTGGTGTCGACGCCAATGCGCTGCAACGTCCGAAGCGCTTCTTCGGTGCCGCGCGGAATATCGAGGATGGCGGTTCGCTGACCATCATCGCCACTGCCCTGATCGAAACCGGATCCAAGATGGACGAAGTCATCTTTGAGGAATTCAAGGGCACAGGTAACTCAGAGATCATCCTCGACCGGAAAGTTGCCGACAAGCGCATCTTCCCGGCCATCGACGTTACCAAATCCGGCACGCGGAAAGAGGAGCTGCTGGTCCCGCCTGCCGAGCTGACCAAGACCTACATATTGCGCCGCATCCTCAACCCGATGGGCACGATGGACGCGATCGAATTCCTGCTTGGCAAGTTGAAGGACACGAAGACGAACTCGGAATTTTTCGACAGTATGAATACCTGA
- the dnaN gene encoding DNA polymerase III subunit beta, with the protein MKLTLERSALLTGLSHVQSVVERRNTIPILSNVLLGGENGRLTLVATDLDIEVSESVEAGVDAPGQVTAPAHTLYDIVRKLPDGAQVQLTISDNDRLDVDAGPAHFTLPLLPPGDFPKMTADGFTHEFTLPASELSRLIDKTRFAISTEETRYYLNGIYLHARDGLLRSVATDGHRLALAERALPSGSDGMPGVIVPRKTVAELRRLIDGMDADVQIAVSDAKIRFTTGTVVLTSKLIDGTFPDYERVIPRTNTKQLVLDNKVFASAVDRVATISAEKSRSVKLSLTDSNLALSVNNPESGQANEDLPVNYDDEALEIGFNAKYLLDVAGQIEGQDATFMLDSASAPALVTDSDDEHALFVLMPLRV; encoded by the coding sequence ATGAAACTCACCCTTGAACGCAGTGCGCTCCTGACGGGGCTGTCCCATGTCCAGTCTGTCGTGGAGCGTCGCAACACCATCCCGATCCTGTCCAACGTCCTGCTGGGCGGGGAGAATGGCCGCCTGACCCTGGTGGCGACCGATCTGGACATCGAAGTCTCTGAGTCGGTCGAAGCCGGTGTCGATGCGCCGGGACAAGTCACCGCGCCCGCCCATACGCTTTATGATATCGTCCGCAAATTGCCGGACGGCGCGCAGGTGCAACTGACCATTTCCGATAATGACCGGCTGGATGTGGATGCGGGTCCGGCCCACTTCACCCTGCCACTACTGCCACCCGGCGACTTCCCGAAAATGACGGCGGACGGGTTTACGCATGAATTTACCCTGCCGGCCTCAGAACTGTCGCGCCTGATCGACAAGACACGCTTTGCGATCTCCACGGAAGAAACGCGCTACTATCTCAACGGCATCTACCTGCATGCGCGGGACGGGCTGCTGCGATCCGTCGCGACGGACGGCCATCGGCTGGCGCTCGCCGAACGGGCGCTGCCCTCTGGGTCCGACGGCATGCCGGGCGTGATCGTGCCGCGCAAGACCGTGGCGGAACTGCGCCGCCTGATCGACGGGATGGACGCCGATGTTCAGATCGCCGTGTCCGACGCCAAGATCCGCTTCACGACCGGGACAGTCGTGCTGACGTCCAAGCTGATCGACGGCACCTTCCCTGATTATGAGCGCGTGATCCCGCGCACCAATACGAAACAGCTGGTACTGGACAATAAGGTGTTCGCCTCCGCCGTGGACCGGGTCGCGACCATATCTGCGGAGAAATCCCGCTCCGTCAAATTGTCGCTCACTGACAGCAATCTGGCGCTTTCGGTCAATAATCCGGAGAGCGGACAGGCGAATGAAGACCTGCCCGTCAATTATGACGACGAAGCCCTCGAGATCGGGTTCAACGCGAAATATCTGCTCGACGTGGCCGGGCAGATCGAAGGTCAGGACGCGACCTTCATGCTCGACAGCGCATCCGCGCCTGCTCTGGTGACAGATTCCGATGACGAGCACGCGCTCTTCGTGCTGATGCCTCTGCGCGTCTGA
- a CDS encoding DUF2147 domain-containing protein, whose product MTRLHPSSARPISVSLISLGLLASALPAAASDTVYGLWLTEEETATVRIADCGAGPMAGTPCGVVETADIPEGEPTTDVNNADPTLRDEPIIGLTMLDGFERDKDKWKKGRIYNPEDGKSYKSSIRLDKDDPDILKVKGCIAFLCQTQEWTRVD is encoded by the coding sequence ATGACCCGTCTCCATCCTAGCAGCGCCCGCCCAATAAGCGTCAGCCTGATCAGCCTCGGCCTGCTGGCCAGTGCTCTGCCGGCGGCCGCGTCCGATACGGTTTACGGTCTGTGGCTGACCGAGGAGGAAACCGCCACGGTGCGCATCGCCGATTGCGGCGCGGGGCCGATGGCCGGCACACCTTGCGGCGTGGTCGAGACGGCTGACATCCCGGAAGGCGAGCCGACAACCGACGTCAATAATGCCGATCCCACCCTGCGAGACGAGCCGATCATCGGCCTGACCATGCTGGACGGGTTCGAACGCGATAAGGACAAGTGGAAGAAAGGTCGCATCTATAATCCCGAAGACGGCAAAAGCTATAAAAGCTCGATCCGCCTCGACAAGGACGACCCGGACATTCTGAAGGTCAAAGGCTGCATCGCCTTTCTCTGCCAGACACAGGAATGGACACGGGTCGACTGA
- a CDS encoding glycoside hydrolase family 5 protein, with protein sequence MVRPVQTRPPLSRLALLISVTVSLLAIAILARELTGWSKAGSYPDRAFAQDLAQDIPALSQSPAFDAQPVRRCINVAAALEAPPDEDWGYTIRVDDFSRIRAAGFDTIRLPVKWSAYTGPGPDYRIDPAFLARVDRYVAEAMRRDLQVILNVHHFDEFNSRPDAEEARLRAIWTQLSRYFKGRDAGLIFELLNEPHFEAVTLDNGRVVDQDYSHPIGIARMNRINRQLSRLIRADHPDRWIVMGSSQWGNPYPLFEGVDGVRFAPDPDPRVITTFHYYEPIAFTHQAMEFSGYPPFPRRWGTARDQRDIADVFAEVARFRAAGGHNMPVLLGEFGASTETPTAQRQAYNRLLRRLAEHHAMGWCAFDFASPTFGLFDTDRNSWDQALLETLIDP encoded by the coding sequence ATGGTTCGTCCCGTACAGACACGCCCGCCACTCAGCCGGCTAGCCTTGCTGATCAGCGTCACAGTCTCGCTGCTGGCGATCGCGATCCTGGCCCGCGAACTGACAGGCTGGAGCAAGGCCGGGTCCTACCCAGACCGCGCTTTCGCGCAAGACCTTGCCCAGGACATTCCGGCGCTGTCCCAATCTCCGGCCTTTGACGCGCAGCCCGTCCGCCGCTGCATCAATGTCGCGGCCGCGCTGGAAGCGCCGCCGGATGAGGATTGGGGCTACACGATCCGGGTCGACGATTTTTCGCGCATCCGCGCCGCCGGGTTCGATACGATCCGCCTGCCAGTCAAATGGTCCGCCTATACGGGACCGGGGCCTGACTACCGGATCGATCCGGCATTTCTGGCACGCGTCGACCGCTATGTCGCCGAGGCCATGCGCCGCGATCTGCAGGTCATTCTGAATGTCCATCACTTCGATGAATTCAACAGTCGTCCTGATGCGGAGGAAGCCCGGCTGAGAGCGATCTGGACGCAACTGTCGCGCTACTTCAAGGGCCGCGACGCAGGGCTGATCTTCGAGCTGCTCAACGAACCGCATTTCGAGGCCGTGACGTTAGACAATGGGCGGGTCGTCGATCAGGATTACAGCCACCCGATCGGTATTGCGCGCATGAACCGGATCAATCGCCAACTCAGCCGCCTGATCCGGGCCGATCATCCGGACCGCTGGATCGTGATGGGCAGTTCGCAATGGGGCAATCCCTATCCGTTGTTCGAAGGCGTCGACGGGGTGCGGTTTGCACCGGACCCGGATCCGCGGGTAATCACGACCTTTCACTATTACGAGCCGATCGCCTTTACCCATCAGGCGATGGAGTTTTCCGGTTATCCGCCCTTTCCGCGGCGCTGGGGAACGGCGCGTGACCAGCGCGACATCGCCGATGTCTTCGCCGAAGTCGCCCGCTTCCGCGCTGCAGGCGGCCACAATATGCCGGTTCTGCTGGGCGAGTTTGGCGCGAGCACCGAGACTCCCACCGCCCAGCGTCAAGCCTATAACAGGCTTCTGCGCCGCCTGGCCGAACATCACGCCATGGGCTGGTGCGCATTCGATTTCGCCAGCCCGACCTTTGGCCTGTTCGACACGGACCGGAACAGCTGGGATCAGGCCCTGCTCGAGACGTTGATCGATCCCTGA
- a CDS encoding mechanosensitive ion channel family protein: MNIEDLNWLNNESVVNTFFLFVVVLLIRIVIVRIIKGRTPTLSDNRRRWLSIVQNSSFLLGLLGLIYIWSPQLSTFALSLTAFAVALVIATKEYLLCVMGALYRATSSAFSVGDWIEVHGLRGEVLTEGILSTRLQELDGDGGRNDYTGRILVVPNSIFLTQTVFNESYRKRYLHHRFRVTVEPGIDPTPIVAQVRDRLPELCPETDQTAERYWSMVRQRLQKEIPSREAQVSLDTSELGKIRFTVTVFCAVSKASAIEADITGLVLRAAAQASAQMQAG, encoded by the coding sequence ATGAATATCGAGGATCTGAACTGGCTGAACAATGAGAGCGTGGTCAACACGTTCTTCCTGTTCGTCGTCGTCCTGTTGATCCGGATCGTGATTGTGCGGATCATCAAGGGGCGGACGCCGACCCTGTCGGATAATCGCCGCCGCTGGCTGTCGATCGTCCAGAATTCATCCTTCCTGCTGGGTCTGCTCGGGTTGATCTATATCTGGTCGCCGCAGCTATCGACCTTCGCCCTGTCCCTGACCGCCTTCGCCGTCGCGCTGGTGATCGCGACGAAGGAATATCTCCTCTGCGTCATGGGCGCGCTCTACCGCGCCACGTCCTCGGCCTTTTCGGTCGGCGACTGGATCGAAGTGCACGGGCTGAGAGGGGAGGTGCTGACCGAAGGGATTCTCAGCACGCGGCTTCAGGAACTGGACGGCGATGGCGGACGCAACGACTATACGGGCCGCATATTGGTGGTACCGAATTCCATTTTCCTCACGCAGACCGTCTTTAATGAATCCTACCGCAAGCGCTATCTGCATCACCGCTTCAGGGTGACAGTCGAACCCGGTATCGACCCGACCCCGATTGTCGCCCAAGTGCGCGACCGCCTGCCAGAGCTGTGCCCGGAGACCGATCAGACGGCGGAACGCTACTGGTCGATGGTCCGCCAGCGCCTGCAGAAGGAAATCCCCTCGCGTGAGGCGCAGGTCAGTCTGGATACGAGCGAGCTCGGCAAGATCCGCTTCACCGTGACAGTCTTCTGTGCCGTTTCGAAAGCGTCCGCCATCGAAGCGGATATTACGGGGCTCGTCCTTCGGGCCGCCGCGCAGGCGTCCGCACAGATGCAGGCCGGATGA
- the mmsB gene encoding 3-hydroxyisobutyrate dehydrogenase, which yields MIIAFIGLGNMGGGMAANLAKHHAVRAFDLSDSAVAKACDAGCSKAATVAAAVAGADVVVTMLPAGQHVRAVYSDVFDHAAKGTLMIDCSTVDVDSARAVIGQATERGFDMIDAPVSGGVKGAADGTLTFMCGGSEDAFARANPLLDIMGKNVFHAGDAGNGQVAKICNNMLLGIHMIGTCEAFNLADKLGLDAQTFFDISSTASGQNWSMTSYCPAPGPVESAPSNRDYQPGFAAAMMLKDLRLAKEAATTARAATPLGAQAESLYALMEAAGEGGLDFSGIMRLINGRL from the coding sequence ATGATCATCGCTTTTATTGGACTGGGGAATATGGGCGGCGGCATGGCTGCCAATCTGGCGAAACATCATGCGGTGCGAGCCTTTGACCTGTCCGACAGTGCGGTCGCGAAAGCCTGCGATGCAGGTTGTAGCAAGGCGGCTACGGTCGCGGCGGCTGTGGCTGGTGCCGATGTCGTGGTAACGATGCTGCCGGCCGGACAGCATGTCCGGGCTGTCTATTCGGACGTGTTCGACCATGCGGCCAAAGGTACTTTGATGATCGATTGTTCCACCGTCGATGTGGACAGCGCCCGTGCCGTGATCGGGCAGGCGACTGAACGCGGTTTCGACATGATCGACGCGCCCGTGTCCGGCGGAGTGAAGGGGGCTGCTGACGGGACGCTGACCTTCATGTGCGGCGGTAGCGAAGACGCGTTCGCGCGTGCCAATCCGCTGCTCGACATTATGGGCAAGAACGTCTTCCACGCGGGCGATGCGGGCAATGGTCAGGTCGCCAAGATCTGCAACAATATGCTGCTCGGTATCCACATGATCGGGACGTGCGAGGCGTTCAATCTGGCGGATAAGCTGGGTCTCGACGCCCAGACTTTCTTCGATATTTCCAGCACGGCATCCGGCCAGAACTGGTCAATGACAAGCTATTGTCCGGCCCCAGGACCGGTCGAAAGCGCGCCTAGCAATCGTGATTATCAACCCGGATTTGCGGCTGCGATGATGCTCAAGGATCTGCGGCTGGCCAAGGAGGCGGCGACGACCGCGCGCGCCGCGACACCGCTCGGTGCGCAGGCGGAAAGCCTCTACGCGCTGATGGAAGCGGCGGGCGAGGGCGGTCTGGATTTTTCCGGAATTATGCGCCTGATAAACGGTCGTCTGTAG
- a CDS encoding cation:proton antiporter, with the protein MTIDPFLGPTALALAVIFATGLILNLFRQPHVIAYIVAGILLGQSGIGLIQNGEPVQQLGSLGVTLLLFFVGMETQPLRLIKGWRVSIAGTLLQIVASVCLSFAIAAIFEWGFARALLLGFVISLSSTAIVLKILESHGEVATPFGQDTIGVLIVQDIAAIAMIIGLGFLVSDADMLTPSALGAQVLAAGLFIALIVWIARGKTVKLPFSRSLANASELQVFGALTLCFGLGWFSSQLGLSTAIGAFAGGLIVGAAKATQWVSEALSAFRTVFLGLFFVSVGLLIDLQFVIDRALPIAGLVIAVLLSSMVFNTLIYRLAGYDLRRSIYAGALLAQPGEFSFVLAAMGASTGLITGVGYQLSLSVIAISLAVSPVHIQLTRHFIRPTVTDG; encoded by the coding sequence ATGACGATCGATCCCTTTCTCGGGCCGACGGCGCTTGCCCTGGCGGTGATCTTCGCGACCGGCCTGATCCTGAACCTGTTCAGGCAGCCGCATGTGATCGCCTATATCGTCGCCGGTATTCTGCTGGGGCAGTCCGGCATCGGTCTGATCCAGAATGGGGAACCGGTTCAGCAGCTCGGCTCTCTGGGCGTGACGCTGCTGCTGTTCTTCGTCGGGATGGAAACCCAGCCTCTGCGCCTCATCAAGGGGTGGCGGGTCTCCATTGCGGGGACCCTGCTGCAGATCGTGGCCAGTGTCTGTCTGAGTTTCGCGATCGCTGCCATTTTCGAATGGGGGTTTGCGCGGGCCCTGCTGCTGGGCTTTGTCATTTCGCTCTCGAGCACGGCGATCGTTCTGAAGATATTGGAAAGTCACGGCGAGGTGGCGACACCGTTCGGACAGGATACGATCGGCGTTCTGATCGTGCAGGATATTGCCGCCATCGCCATGATCATCGGTCTGGGTTTTCTGGTCAGCGATGCCGATATGCTGACGCCGTCCGCACTGGGCGCGCAAGTTCTCGCGGCAGGGCTATTCATCGCGCTGATCGTCTGGATCGCGCGCGGCAAGACCGTCAAGCTCCCCTTTTCCCGCAGTCTTGCCAACGCGTCCGAATTGCAGGTTTTCGGGGCGCTGACGCTCTGTTTCGGGCTCGGCTGGTTCAGCTCGCAGCTTGGCCTGTCGACGGCGATCGGCGCCTTTGCCGGAGGGCTGATCGTGGGTGCGGCCAAGGCTACGCAATGGGTGTCGGAAGCGCTCTCCGCCTTCCGGACCGTCTTTCTGGGGCTCTTCTTCGTCTCCGTGGGTCTGCTGATCGATCTTCAATTCGTTATCGACCGGGCGCTGCCCATTGCCGGGCTGGTGATCGCCGTCCTTCTGTCCAGCATGGTCTTCAACACGCTGATCTACCGGCTGGCCGGATATGATCTGCGGCGGTCCATCTATGCAGGTGCGCTGCTGGCCCAGCCGGGCGAGTTCAGCTTCGTCCTGGCGGCGATGGGCGCAAGCACTGGCCTGATCACCGGGGTCGGTTATCAGCTGTCGCTCTCCGTCATCGCCATTTCGCTGGCCGTGAGCCCGGTCCATATCCAGCTGACGCGCCATTTCATTCGCCCGACTGTCACCGACGGCTGA